The Schistocerca americana isolate TAMUIC-IGC-003095 chromosome 8, iqSchAmer2.1, whole genome shotgun sequence genome contains the following window.
CCTATTGAATCCACGCACACAACCAGCTCTGCACGTGTCAACTActtaataaaaataaaacgttCACTGTGGCAGATATACATAACATTCCAGTGTCACGagaatgaataattagtaattacTTATTAGACCGTAGAGACGTTGTATCCGATGTTTCATCGTGCCCCAAGCCCAATAGGGACCAAAATGCAAAGTTACAGGCTTATCAAGTCTGCTTCTCATCCTTTCTTCCATTACGAGTGGTAAACGAAGGCTTTTAGACCCCACAAAAATTTCTGTAACAACGTGACAGGATCCCTCAGTCGTTTGCAGAGATGTTTTTTGTACATCGCAGTGTTCGAAGCAAACGGTGATCTCTGGTAAATAAATGCACGTTGGCCCCTCTTTACGTCACCTGACGTCACTTTCCAGCTGGGCAATTGTTTGTTTATATCGCATCAAGGTAGAAGTATATTCGGGAGAGTACGAGTAGTGTTGCAGaagtaaataacagaaaatctGCGTTATTTTGAATATGACTGACGAAGGTGATAGTGAAGGTGTTACAGACTCACCCAGAAGAGGTACGATACAGTAAATAAACTTTTGCGCCATGTGACAATAAGTAAGTAAGCCTACCTAATAAATATTGTGTTTCAGGGCCAACTTTGTCAACAAGCACAAGTAGCTTTGAAGCCCTCGACCCACACGATCCGAACTTAAGCCGCCTTGCCACAAACATGTTCCAGAAAACGGCAGATTATTTGTATGGAGAACTGACAGCCACATTGGTAGGTAGTGTTGTGATACATGTGACAACGATGTTCGATCGTGGATGTACTCGCCTTTATAGCAGTGTTAAATTACGTGCGATATGTTCATTATATTCCTTATACACTCGTTTAACTTGAGGGTTGATTTATGTTATGTTTTTAGGACGATTATCGTTTGCTGGAAGCGATGAATCGTGCTACGATAACAAAATATGCTGACATGAAGCAGATTGCTGGAAGTGTTTCGAAGACTATGGCGGAACTGAATGAGAAACGTAAGCAGATAATGCTGTAATATATTAAGCTGTTATTGCTTGATGTCAGAGACTAATTTGCCAACTTCTCCTGTGCAACAGATAACAGTTTTGCGATTTTTGGGTTTTGACCAGTGGTACGACACCCGTtgttgcacttgttcaacattaaatCGTTTATTGATTACATATTTTGGCTATAATCTCTATCTCTCTTGTATGTGATAAACGTGTAGCTGTTGTACAGTGAGAGGATTATTATGTTAAGTGTGCACTGTCGTCATCTTGAGTCTGAAGACTTGtatgatgcagctcgccatgctagtctatcctacaCAAGATTCTTCACCtctacgtaactactgcaacccacatccgttTCAGTCGGTTTACTGTAGTTGAGCCATGACGTTCATCTACCATTTTTACCTCACCCtctttgggtgtctgtgtggttgtgttgtGTGAATGTATATATGCTTAAAAGGAAAAGAACAATAGCTTGGAATCTAGTGTTAGGCCCCCTAATTGTCTTCTATTACTTCTTTCTGAGCACCGTGCACCAATCCTCTATAGGTAAgttgttgcctttcccttattttacatacttTCCATCCAGAGATTTCCACTATTGTTAAGTTATAATTCCTTCTTTTAGTAATtttgcgccataaatttcttttctttttagttcaAATCTATTCTGCCTCATAAGTTATCCAGTATGATcgtctaatgttcaacattctgttgtagcacaacattttaaaagcttctgttctcttcttgtgtgaatttttttatcacccatgtttcgcTTTCGTACAAGGCTGGACAGTCTAGACAACTGCCTTCAAAATGCAcatcttaacatttaaatttatattttgtgttttttttgtttttttgtttttttcagaaatgcttttcccgCCATTAAAATATGCTCTGTGTAAATGTGTACCAGGCAACTTCCTCTTTCTTTGCTTTTCCTCAGTCTATGTTCTTGTATTAAAATCATCACATTAAATGTTAGTCACATCCTTAAAAAGAGTGCACTGATCACTTTGGAGCACTGTAGCTGGTGAAGAACTAATACTAGATGATTATGTAACCATCCACTGCTGACTTAAGTCATTGCCATGAAATGTTGTGTGTGTAAGCCAGTCAGTTGTATGGAATCAAAACAGTAAGACTGGTTGACATGGCAACGTGACAGAACAGCAGAAGTGCACCGTCATGTTTGGACAAGCATATGACCACACTATGATTGAAGTTATCCCCTGTGTTGATGTATCAA
Protein-coding sequences here:
- the LOC124544586 gene encoding biogenesis of lysosome-related organelles complex 1 subunit 2, which codes for MTDEGDSEGVTDSPRRGPTLSTSTSSFEALDPHDPNLSRLATNMFQKTADYLYGELTATLDDYRLLEAMNRATITKYADMKQIAGSVSKTMAELNEKHKSLQPYLEQIDQIEDSVTKLEQAAYKLDAYSKRLEAKFKNLEKR